DNA sequence from the Xenopus tropicalis strain Nigerian chromosome 4, UCB_Xtro_10.0, whole genome shotgun sequence genome:
CGATTATAGTGCTTTTGGCACTGTAGAGGTGTTTATTATGGATTCATTTACATAGCTTTATGTGACCAACACAATTAGATTTGTGATCCCACATTTAGCCATTCTGAGATGTGATATGTCACTGAACCTACAGTAAAGCTCACTGTCAAGTTATGTCTCATGCATGGGGTTTTCCTCACACTGTACACTAGAGTCAGAGATAATAAATGTCATTGGTGTCACCAGTATTGTGACTGTTTTAGATTTTTGCTGATTGGCTTCTATTTCCAAGTATTCTGGAGAAAAATGATTGCAATTTTGTAAATATACCCTGTGCTCATTCTAGCTTATATTCACAAAGCAAACCATTTAACATTTTCATAGATTTGCTTCCCTTATATTTGTATACCAACTATATCGGTATTTAAGGCTGTGTGTATGTAGTGAATGGTTAGGATGGTCATGTATGTTATATAATAACCTGAAAGTGTCCATCTTTAGGACAATAAGATATAGTGTAATTTGACCCCACACGTGTGGGCCATTAAGCTAAAATTACTACAGATGCATTTCCCATGTCCTTTCTAAGATAGAGTCTTCCTATTCTGAgccttccttcttctttaaataggaAGCCGTCAAAGAGCTGTCAGTATACTTAAGGGCTTCATGCTTAATAAGTAAGTTCTGCAGAATGGTTTTGCTTCTATTTTAGAAAGGATATCAGACTCGATGTAGAGAGAGAGGAAGGTCTGGGGGTTCAAAATACACCTTGGCATGTCAAATACACAGGCCcaagcagtagtgatgagtgaatttttttgcaaggcatggattcgcgcaaatttccacgttttgccattggcgaattgtttcacaaaacttccgttaaaacgcgggcaacaaaaaaatacacgAGCAACCAAAAAGGGTGCAggctacaaaaaaatcgtgcaacaaatgcggtttgcaaattttcttgctgtttcgcttATTTTATGCCTCATCACTACAAAGCAGCCACTCACCAGTCCCATAAAttgtgattgtctatggcatcatatagtagcccctctggcatttgttagAATgtgcagattgccagtccaggccttgtATGTGATTCTGGGGGACTGTTTAGTGTTTTTAACATAAAAGGCATACTTATCCTTTGAGGTATAAAATGTTAGAATCCATAAGGGAACCTGAAGAATATGAAGTCCTTATATGAGTGTCTGTGAAAGTGGGAGATACTCCAGCAATGACTCCATAGACAATGCAGCAACGTAAAATTGCTAATAAAGGGCAGAGGGCAAGATAAAAACAAATGCTATGTTGTATGGGTAAATGGATGCAGCTCCATGCACATAAAATTACAAGCAAAAACTTTAggtatagatatattttttagaCATGGTGATATTTGTTATCATGGCCACAGGAGAATGCAGTTACCTAAACCATAAACAAGATTCATCTTTTAACATACAGCAGATGCTGAATCAACGATGCAGCCTCCTGTAAGCACCTTCTGGCTTCAGTCACCCACCATTCCATCCATATGTGTGCCTTAACACCATCCTGAGACACTGTATATGGACTGTATATGGACTGCTTGATGTTTCAGTCTGTTTCTTCTGTGGGGAAAAATCTATTACATCTCTATGGGCCCTCCCACAGGTCAAGGGTCCTGAATGCAGCTGAAACACCTCACAGATGTTGTAGTAAGTTTCTTTACAATGCTTTGTGGATGTAGTTGAATCAGTGTATAGCATAGTAAACATTACTGAGGAACATGAGGGTGGGGAAGCTGCAGAGATTAGGGATATCCAATTCTAAATAGTTTGGCAACTTGGTAAATGTGTAGCACTCACACTTATTTATGTTCTGCCTAGAGCCAGTGTGACATTTCCATAAATAAGCAGTGTTTATCTTTTAAGCACACAGGCAATTAAGTCAGCTCTACTAAGATGGGGTATTTTGGTTACGATTTTGCTTCTCTATCTACTCAAATAAAATCCTGGTTTGTTTCTCAGAAAATCAGTTAGCTACCTTATTTGCATAGAGATTATACATGCAGATAAAAGGCAGTTGCATGCATAATAAGCAATTAATTATGGGCCTTTGGCATATTTACTGGTGAAACTGATGGGTGAGTGACAGGCTCATGTGGGAATCAAAGAGTGTACATTGTCCTTCTACACTGAACAAGCTGAGATTTGGTATTTAGCTCCATAATTACAGTATGTACCCCGAATCATTTCCCATGAGCATTTAAGTTTAATAATTCTGTTTGTCCCAGAGGCGCCAGACTTATCtctgttattttttaattatttgttaaaCTGTATGGGAAAGATGCATTAATCAATTGGCATTAAGTTTATATAAGTAAATGACTTAACTGATTGCTAAGAACtgtgtttccttttatttatataaagctatCACTTTATGCCCCATACCGTGTCTCTTAGATGTCTGATTTAGTGTTTAGTtgttaaataacattttatagcTTAGCACAACAGCTGTAACATCAAATGAGTGCagacccatatgtaataaaagcactaagttttccaggagtaacccatagcaaccaatgagatgtttgcttttagataggtgaccagtaaattgtacctgctgattggttgctatgggttgttgcttctgggcaaacttagtgccttttattacataacctccttatgttatagaatggccaattctaagcaacttttcaattggtcttcattatattatattattattatatttttttataattttttaactatctgccttcttctaactcttgaACCATAGAACACACATCATTACTTTGTGGGGGACTCAGTActcaactgtttaaaaaaaatatggatttggTGCAGATATCCctaaacaaattaaataatgcAATGGTGCACTTATGCACATATACTGGAAAGCTATATATAGAGTATCTGGAATATATCGTGGTTAGATATTGGGCCATCTTTAGAAAAACCATACTGTAATAAACCTTGAGATGTAAACATCCCAACAAGGCAGCCAACAGAGGATGGGTAACACATTTTAGCATCTGCCAAGCTTGGGATGATATCTAGGCCACCATGGATTCTTGGctgtgataataaaacatgcATTTCCCTCAAATGGGAAGATACTGCAGCCCAGTCTGCTCTGAGTTTCTTAACCAAAATCTTATCCTCCTAGTTTAAACTTGGTTCAAAGATGGCCATATATTATAGGCAAATTCTGAAACTACCCTCTCTATATAGTTCCCCACATTCCTAAAATGTACATATTAAAGAACAGTTTGTGTAGTACAACTCTCAGAGCCAACAAAACATTTCACATTTAGAAATTGTAATCAATGCTAGCGCAACAATGGACAGTGAGGTTGTCATGTCTTTGTCCTCTGTTACAGGCAAACTATCCAGAGCTAcaggtacttactgtatatttgtgtatGGATGAAGCTGTACCTACATGTGTGAGTACCGTATGTTTGTATGTGCAATGTATGGGTAAAAATGTGCAAGTATATGCATACATGAGTGATTAAGGGTTTAACTTGATGTATTTGGTACCTGAATTAattatgtaagtatgtatgtatgtaagctgGGCCTCAGAGCCATAGAAGTCCTGTATCAAAATACAcaaaagggttcatttactaattCATGCTGTGGAGTGACCAAATCGAAACACTAATTTGTTGCAGAAGGTTTGCACTGGAGCCAATTtaacaatgttattaataattgAGCCCCTATTACCAAAAAGCCCCcatgcccacacacacacacccacccacatatacacacatacatacacacacacacagacacacacatatactgcacacacacaaacacacacacagactcacacacatacacacaaacacacatggactcacagactcacacacacagacacacacacaaacactcacatacacacaaacacacacatacacacagactcaCCCACACACAAAGAGACTCACAAACACACAGGAGGTCTTGCTATGCACAGAGTAGAGGTTCCAGGtacatatctattttttttagaaacttaAAATAAACCAACTCACCCATCCCATTAAGCAGTTGTAGTGTAGCCTAATGAAACCACTAATTGATAGTCTCAATTGTAATCTTTAAGGATACCTTTTTGTGATTAGTGTAATTTGTTAGGGTGCTTTTCAATTCAAGCAGCTTATCAAATGGCTTCAAATGTAAGTATTTGTTCATGCAAGTTGAGCTCAGTTGAAGACACAACACTTTTAATTAGACTGATCCTATAGCATTGTTTTCTAAGAAATCACCTCCTTACCTATAAAGTCATGAATAAGATCCTTGATAATATGGCCAACAATAGCATATGCCACTGCCACCATCACCAAGGCAGCCATCAAGAGGTAGAGCACAGCCTTGGGCAAGGGCACTGGTTCCTTGGGAGGCGGTTTGTAGTCCTTGTACAACTGGTCCTCTTCCGATTCCGAATAAGAATAGTGGATGAGGTGATCCAGCCCAGTGGTGAAATTAGTGGCATTCATGGGTTCGGTATGGGGAAGGTAGCTCGTCTGCTCCGGCTCCTGTAAGACACTCACCATCGAGCTGGTTGTTGCTTCCACAGTGTTTATACCTTGATGAACCAAACGCAGGGTTTTGTTGACTCTGGGCAGGATCTGAGACAGAAAAGAGCCCCAGTCTTTTATCGCACTGATGTTACATATAATCATACTGCAGTCGCACCAGAGCCCACAGTTGCCACTTTAGAGAGAGAGCTGCGCTGCCAAGGCTGGGAGACCCCCGGACCGTGAAAGCATCTGTGTAAGCTGCGGGCACATTGGGGTATCCCCCGCTAATAACATCAAACTCTATACCATCCCTTATGGAAAGCTTGGCTTTTCCTGGAGCTATTAGAGCCCTGCTGAGTGATGCAACCAGTCGAACCGTAGCAGATTTCTCATTTACATGATTTGCATCGGATGTTTAACCTGAACTTCGCGACTTAGCGTTTCTTCAGCCTTAGCATTACAAGCACTTTCCTTGGGCAGCGGCTAAACGGGAGCCTGCGGAGCAATAAATAGTATATGATAAATGAAGTTCATCCAACTTCCCAATAAGCACAGAGCTGCCTGTTAGTTAACTTTGTCCCCACGCATCGTGTCTTTGGTGGGGAAGAAAAGTCAACACCTCTATACAATTATCTCGAGTGGATAGTGGAGTCGTAGAAAAACAAATCGATGAAATCGGTCGGGAGGAAACGAGAGCCCCCCGATGCTCCCAGGTCCCGTAGTTTTAGTTATTGGGGGTTCATGCTATAGCGGGGCGATCCCAGCGCTGTCACACTCAGTCTGCGCGATTACTTCTTCCCAGCTGCGATTACAACAAGGAGGTGCGGCAGCAGCAAGTCAAGCAGTGGAGCTGTCCAGGTGCTGAACTGCCTTCCCCTGATGAACAGATCCTTTCCGCGGTGCTTCCCAGGCACCTGATATTTATGTACTGAATGATGTGAAGTGCAGTTAATAAGCAGGAGGCTCGGTGCCTCCTCCGTGACACCATTAGTTTCCCCTCCTCTCTTCTAAAATGGCTCTCCCATTCATTTCCATTTCAAAAATGTCAAATTTACATTTAGGACAAAATTATCATCTGCACTTGGAAATGTAGCAacgcaaatgcaaaaaaaaaagcattaacacGATTAAGTAAATATTGTCCAGACTCTCGAATCAAGAAGGTTATAAAGGTGAGATTTAAAGCATAGCGTTCCACAGACTAGATGTTAAAGTTCATGCTTGTCATTTTCCAAATTATAGATTAAAGAATGACACAGTTCAGTGGATGTGGCACAGTTCAATGGATGTACCCATTATATGCATCAGGCTGAAAAATAAGCAGAGAAAAGAGAGAATCCTAGTAGTGAGGGTGAGTTTCTGATGGGGGTCTGCAGGACTGGACCTCTCCCACTTTTCACTTggattaaatagatagataaacaaaGCAGCATATGGTATTTTGCTTTTTCATTTGTCACACATTTTGTACAGAACTGTTAGAGCTAAACTGAAACTGCCAGACTGAGATTCGCTAATAGCACAATCACAAGTCTGTTGTTCCTGAAATGGATTTATCACAGGACTCCCTTTTGTCACATTATAACAATATGTTTCTATAAAGGTGTATAAGGTATACTATGTGATATATAAGTTGAGTATTGCTCCTATAGTAGAATGATATGGTATCTCCGTGAAAGGAACAGAGCTCAAACACAATTTAGTCATTATTGGCCATCTGTTTCTTTATTGCTATCCTGCTTTTTCAGTACTGATAACAGAAATGATGGCCCCATAATCATCTAGCACATAGATAAAGATTCAATATGGATTTAAAGGATCCATTTCATTGATGGAAATCCAAAACACAGCAGTTCACCTTCTATCATATGTTCATGTGAATAGCTCCATGGTTAAAAGAACAAAGAATATCTCTTCAATCAATCCTGTTCTCGTATGTAAGATTTCATTCTGTGCACATTTCAAGTGCTACAATTGATTCAGGTCAATAAATTGTACAAGTCTCCGAATACAGTAAAACATATTGCACAGCCATACAAGCTACATCCATTT
Encoded proteins:
- the LOC101732089 gene encoding uncharacterized protein LOC101732089, whose amino-acid sequence is MIICNISAIKDWGSFLSQILPRVNKTLRLVHQGINTVEATTSSMVSVLQEPEQTSYLPHTEPMNATNFTTGLDHLIHYSYSESEEDQLYKDYKPPPKEPVPLPKAVLYLLMAALVMVAVAYAIVGHIIKDLIHDFIDWIFGSSPEVKGNKSDINCISQSVNETTENPDLSLSSLHQEQLPSHSGDFLICMDEISHISQQT